A stretch of Streptococcus sp. oral taxon 061 DNA encodes these proteins:
- the recU gene encoding Holliday junction resolvase RecU, with amino-acid sequence MVNYPHKLSSKPSKTSLPQTKNFANRGMSFEKMINATNDYYLSHGIAVIHKKPTPVQIVRVDYPQRSRAKIVEAYFRQASTTDYSGVYEGFYIDFEAKETRQKNAFPMKNFHSHQILHMEQVLEQKGICFVLIHFSSYQETYLLPAIDLIHFYHQDMGKKSMPLDYIRDHGYVIEQQAFPQIPYLDIVKQHLLGGKTI; translated from the coding sequence ATGGTCAACTATCCACATAAACTTTCATCTAAACCAAGTAAAACTTCTCTGCCCCAAACTAAAAATTTCGCAAATCGAGGGATGAGCTTTGAAAAGATGATAAATGCTACGAACGACTACTATCTATCACATGGAATAGCAGTCATTCACAAAAAGCCAACCCCAGTTCAGATAGTTCGAGTCGACTACCCTCAACGGAGTCGCGCTAAAATTGTCGAAGCCTATTTTAGACAGGCTTCAACTACTGACTACTCGGGTGTTTATGAAGGATTTTATATCGATTTCGAAGCCAAGGAAACCAGACAAAAAAATGCTTTCCCGATGAAGAACTTCCATTCTCATCAGATTTTGCATATGGAACAGGTTCTTGAACAAAAGGGTATATGCTTCGTCTTAATCCACTTTTCTTCTTATCAGGAGACATATTTATTACCGGCGATTGACCTCATCCATTTTTATCATCAGGATATGGGAAAAAAATCAATGCCGCTTGATTATATTCGAGATCATGGTTATGTGATTGAGCAACAAGCCTTTCCTCAAATACCATACCTCGATATCGTCAAACAACATTTACTAGGTGGTAAAACAATATGA